TTTGGGTGTCCCAGTCCCAGATGCCGTCGTTGATGGCGGCCATGACGTTGGCGAAACGGTCCTCGCTTTCGCGTAGGGCCCGTTCGGCCATAACCCTGGCCGTGACGTCGCGCACGGCAGCGGCTCTGAAGATTTGCCCATCCATCTGTAAATCGCGGCCCTCGAGTTCGGCGTGGAAGATGTCCCCGTTCTTCCTCAGACACCGGACGACGTAGGGCCGGGCGTACTCCTTGACCATATTTTCGCGGACGATGTCCCGGTCGGCCTCATGGACCGAACGCTTCAGGATGTCTTGGCCGAGGAGTTCCTCGCGGCTGTAGCCGGTCATCCTGGCCAGGGCCACGTTCAGATCGACGACCACACCGTTCTTGTGGACAACGATGCCCTCCATGGTCACGTCCGACAAAAGCCGGTATCGTTCCTCGCTCTCCCGCAGAGCCTGCTCGGCACGCTTGCGCTCGGTATCGTCGTAGATCATGGACAGCATGACCTGACGCCCGCCCAGGGCAATGGTCTCGGCCGACCAGAGGACCGAGAGAATCAGCCCTGATTTGGTTTTGAACTCGATGGGCCTGTCCTTGAAGGAACCTTTTGTCTTGAGTCCGGCCACAGCCCGGTCCCGGTCGGTCGGGTCGGCCCAGATGCCGACTTCCTTGGATGTCCGGCCGAGCTGTTCCTGCCGGGAGTAGCCGAGCAATTCAACCCATCGATCGTTGACATCAATGAACCGGCCGGTCTCGATGTCCGAAACGACCTGGGCGGCTGGACTGGATTTGAAGGCCAGGGCGAAGCGTTCCTCGCTTTCTCGCAGGGACTCCTCGGTCCGCTTCCAGGCCGTGATGTCCCTTCCGACGCCGATTACGGCCTCAATCTCGCCCCAGTCGTTCAGGATGGCCGTGTCCGACCAGGCCAGCCAGCGCCAGCCGTGGGCAGTTTTGGCCCGTTGCTCGACGTAGGCCGTGTGCGGCGGACGAGACAGGGCCTCCATGCCCCGGGTAGTGGATTCCCGATCCTCCTCGTGGACCAGAGGCATGAACTCTCGGCCCAGCAGCTCAGCCTCGGTTTTGCCGAAAGTTCGGCAATAGCTGGGACTGACGAAGAGAAACCGGCCCTTGGAATCGACCTTGACCACAAGGTCGGTCTGGTGCTCGACAAGGAGGCGATATGCCTCCTCTCCGGCCCGCAAGGCCTGTTCGGCTCGTTTGAGAGCGGTGATGTCGACCAGACAGATAAGGACGATATTGTGACCTTCCTGGTTCATGGGCACGGCCGAGAGAAGGACATCATGGCGTCTCGGAGTCCCTTCCCGGATCAAGGTCACCTTGGTTTCCAGATCGTGAACGGGCCGACCGGAAAGGAGAACCTCGGCGATGGTTTGGCGGACTGGGCAGGCCTGGCAGCCAGTGGAGGATCCGCAGACCCGGTTCCCGGAGGCGTTCACGCAGTCGAATGCTTCGCCGAACCTTTTTCCAATCAGGGACATTTCCGGCTTTCCGGACAGGTCGTGCCCGGCCAGATTGATGTCCAGAATGACGGCCTCGGGACTGACCAGGATCATGGGGTTGGGGGCATGGACAAAGACCGGGCTCTGTTCCGGGCGGCCGTCGGCGCAGGCGGGAGTGGCCTGATCGGCCGGGGCAGAGGATGGTGCGAAGTCCATGGAAAAATCCTTGAATGACAGACTATGTCATCAGGTCATATCCAAAAATTTTCTAGCCCACAAGGTGGCCGCATTGAAATGTTTGGCCGTGTCCCTGGGGGAGACGCCCATCCGGACGAGGATATCGTCGGCCTGGGCCCATTTTCCGCATTCACAGGCCTGAGACAATTCCATCCATGGATGGAGGCCCTCGTCCTGGCCCAGAAGGGCATTGGTCAGGCGGGGTTCCAGGGCCAGACCCGGGACGATGGTCTCCATGGGCCGGGCCAGGATGGCGTCCAAAAAGGATAACAGCCCGAAGAGAAACATGGAGTCGGCGGGCAGGATGTCCCCGTTCCTGGACAAGGCCATGAGCTCGTAGAATCGGGCTCGTTGCAGGGAAAAGAAGAGAAGCTCGTGGGTCCGGGGCGAGGGGTTCATGTCGGCCAGGATCAGAACCCGAAGCCAAGCGGAGATTTTCCGCTGGCCCAGCAGGTTAACGGCCTGGGCGATGGATTTGACCTCGTGACGCAGTCCGACCCCGGGGGAATTGATGTAGCGGAGCAGACGATAGCTCAGGGAAAGATCGGTCTGAATGATTTTGGAGATGCGGGCCAAGTCCAGGTCCGAAGAGCCGAGTTCCTGGAGGAGCTGGAGCTTGGAGCGTTCGTTGGCGCTGAGCTTCTTGCCGGCCATGAGTTCGGGTCGGCTGAAGAAGAAGCCCTGAAAGAGGTCGCAGCCCAGTCCCCGCCCCATGTGAAAGGTCCCCATGTCCTCGACCCGTTCGGCCAGCAGGGTGCAGCGATGGCGCTCCAGGCTTCTAAGGATCATTCCCAGGCGGAGTCTCGGAATGCCCAGAACATCGACCTTAACCAGATCGACCAGATCGAGAAGCGGCTCGAAGCCGGGCGTGCCGATATAGTCGTCCAGGGCCAAAACATAGCCTTCGGATTTGAGCTCGGCGCAGGCGTCGACGAGTTCCGGGGTGATGTCCACGGTTTCCAGGATCTCGACCACGGCCACCTCGGGCGGGAGAACCCGAGGTGCACCCTGGATAAGCATATCCGTTGGGTAGTTAATGAGAATCTTCTGGCCGTTTCGGAGCCATTCCCTGGCCATGTTATAGCCGTCGACGATGACCTGGGAGGTGGCCGCGTTGCCGTCGGTGATGACGGCCGTGTCGCTCTCGGCATTCTGGCGGAAGAGGAGTTCGTAGCCCCAGGTGCGCATGTTCCCGTCCATGATGGGCTGGCGGGCCACGAAGACCGATTCGGTGGCTTCGAATTGGGCGGGCGTCGTTGTGGTCATCTAGGCCTCCTGTTTAATGGGGCAAGAGGGGGGGCCACCTGGGACTCGAGGAGGGTCATGGGGAACTTCCGGGGGCATTGTTCGACACGGCGACGACCTCGGCCACAGCCGTCTCCAGGTCCGAAACCAGGGCCTGGGCCTTGGCGACATCCCCACATTTGGCCGATGACTCAAGATCCCAGGCCGTTCGTCCCAAGGCCTTGCAGGATGCGTTCATGGCCGTGCCCTTGAGCGCATGGGCCATCAGGTGGGTGGCGGTCATGTCGCCGGCCAGGATGTGCTCCTTGATGGAACGGAGCTTGTCCGGAAGGCCGCGAAGAAACAAGGCCAGAAGTTCGTCGGCCATGGTCTCGTCGTCCATGCACCGACGGATCAGTTCGGCCCGGTCGAAGACCGGAAGACATTCCGGGTCGGAGACAATCCCGGCGGGAGGGGGGGTTCGGGCCACCGGGCCCCGGTCTCTGTCGGCGGAGTCCTTCCTTTCGGCGGTCAGCCAGCGGGAGAGGACCCGGGCCAGTTGTTCAGGGTCCACGGGCTTGGTGACAAAGTCGTCCATGCCGGCCTCGAGACATTTCTGGCGGTCCTGGTCCATGGCCGCGGCGGTCATGGCCACGATGGGAAGACCGGGGCCGAAGCGTCCGGCCCGGATGCGGCGGGTGGCCTCCAGTCCGTCCATCTCGGGCATGTGAACGTCCATGAGAACCAAGTCATAGGGCGCGGTTTCCAAAGCGGCCAGGACTTCTAGGCCGTCCGCGGCCACGTCGGCGGTCAGCCCCAGCTTGCGAAGGATGCCCACGGCCACCTGTTGGTTGATGGCGTTGTCCTCGGCCACCAGTACCCGTCCGGCCAGGTTGACCCGTTCATCGGCCTTTTGATTTTTCAGGGAATTGGTCAGGCCAGCCGGGGCAAGACATTCGGTCTTTCGGGCTCCGGCAAAGCAGGCCGTGAACCGGAACTCGGAGCCCTGGCCCGGGAGGCTGGAAACGCTGATCTCTCCTCCCATCAGGGCCGCCAATTCTTTGGAGATGGCCAGACCGAGGCCGGTGCCCCCGAAACGGCGGGTGCTGGAGGCGTCGACTTGGTAGAACTTGTCGAAGAGGTGGGGAATCTTGTCCTCCGGAATGCCGATGCCGGTGTCCCGGACCGAGAACAGGAGGCGGACATGGTCGCTGTTGGGGCCGTTTTCAGCCACTTTGACCCGGATGTCGATCCGACCCTGCTCGGTGAACTTAATGGCGTTGCCGACGAGGTTGATCAGAATCTGGCGAAGTCGGCCGGGGTCGCCATGCAGGGCCGAAGGCAGGTTCGTCTCCAGGGCGGAGGCGATTTCGAGCCCTTTTTCCCGGGCCAGGGGGGACAGGGCGGCCACGCAGTCCTCCACCAGGAGGCCGGGATTGAAGTCCATGGCCTCCATGTCCAGCCGTCCGGCCTCGATTTTCGAGAAGTCCAGGATGTCGTTGATCAGGCAGAGGAGACTTTCGGCGCTGGTCCGGATGTTCAGGGCGTAGCGCCGCTGATCCAAATCGAGATTCGTGTCCAGGAGTAGCCCGGCCATGCCGATGACCCCGTTCATGGGGGTCCGGATCTCGTGGCTCATGTTGGCCAAAAACTCGCTCTTGGCCCGGCTGGCAGCCTCGGCCCGTTCCTTGGCCTCTCGGAGTTCGTCCTCTTCGCGTTTCCGCTCGGTGATGTCCTCGGCAATGGCCAGAAGAAAGGCCGGATGTCCGTCCCGGCCCAGGATGGGTATCTTCTTGGTGTGCAGGAGGCGGGTTCCTCGGGTGGTCTGGACGACCTCCTCGTCGATCTCGACCATCCGGCCGCCTTCGAGAACCTCTCGATCCATGGCGGTGAAGGAGTCCGCCTGCTCGCGAGGGAAGAAATCGTAGTCGTTCCGGCCGAGGAGTTCTTCCGCCGAATAGCCGAGGAGTTCCTGACCGGCCTTGTTGAAGCGGACGAAGCGGAGATCGCGGGCCTCCTTGATGGCCACCATGTAGGGGATGTTGTCGATGATGTTCAGCAGGAAGCGTTCCCGTTCCCGGAGTCCTTCCTCGGTCTTTTTCAGGTAGTCGATGTCGGCGAGCATGGCGAAGGATCCGGCGAAGCGACCCTCGTCGTCCAAAAGGGGCGTGCCCGAGACCCTGGTCCAGACCGTGCTTCCGTTTTTGTGGAGGTGGCGGCGGTCGTATTCGTCCTTGCGCCCCTGTCGTCGGTCGGCCATGCGCCGGTGGTAGTCCTCCCGTTCCTCGGGATGGATGAAATCGGTCACGGGTCGGCCGATCATCTCCTCCGGGGTGTAGCCGAGCATGTCGGCCATCTTGTGGTTGACGAAGGTGATTCGGCCCTGATCGTCCAGGGCCCGGACCCCCTCATTGGCCGTCTCGACGATCATCCGGTATTTTTCTTCACTGACTTGGAGACTGTGCTCGGACCGCCAGCGGAATACGGCCATGGCAAAGAGATGGGCCAGGGCACCAACGACCTTGAGGTCCTCGTCGGTGTAGTCACGCCCGGGGTTGGCCAGGGCGATCTGGCCGTAGAGCTGGCCGTCGTAGATGGCCGGCACGGACAGAAATCGTTCCAGGGGGACATGGCCTTCGGGCAGACCGCTGGAGGCCGGATGGGTCGAGGGAGAGTTGGTAAAAAATGGCACCAGGATGTTCAGGGAGTGGCCCCAGAGGCAGGGGTATCTGTCGTCTTTGCGGGGAAAGACAATGGGCCGGTCCTTTAGCTGACAGAGGTCCCCGCCCATCATGGCCGACAGGGTGTGACTGACGTTGTCCTTGGTTTCGGGGTCGATGGAGGAAACGAATCCGAAGGCGCTGCCGGTCAGGTTCAGGGCATGGGCATGAACGGCCCAGGCAATTTCGGCCAGGGAGACCCCGGGCAGGGTCAGAAAGCGGGCCAGATGGGCCAGGGCCTCGTTGGTGGCGGATTCCCGTTCGATACGTTCATCGGCCATCCGGCGGTCGGTGATGTCGATGAAGATGCCCTGATTGATCTCCCGTCCGTCGACCTTGATGATGGTCGAAACCAGATTGACATGGCGGATTCGCCCGGATCGAGTGACTATGTCCACATCCACGTTCAGGCTGTTCTGGGCGTTGATGTTCTGGACGAACATTTCCCGGTAGTGGTCAAGCTTGTCCGCAGGGTGGAGGGCCGTTTGGTGCAGGCCGATGAGCTCCTCCATTGAGTAGCCGAAAAGCCGT
Above is a genomic segment from Deltaproteobacteria bacterium containing:
- a CDS encoding PAS domain S-box protein, yielding MDFAPSSAPADQATPACADGRPEQSPVFVHAPNPMILVSPEAVILDINLAGHDLSGKPEMSLIGKRFGEAFDCVNASGNRVCGSSTGCQACPVRQTIAEVLLSGRPVHDLETKVTLIREGTPRRHDVLLSAVPMNQEGHNIVLICLVDITALKRAEQALRAGEEAYRLLVEHQTDLVVKVDSKGRFLFVSPSYCRTFGKTEAELLGREFMPLVHEEDRESTTRGMEALSRPPHTAYVEQRAKTAHGWRWLAWSDTAILNDWGEIEAVIGVGRDITAWKRTEESLRESEERFALAFKSSPAAQVVSDIETGRFIDVNDRWVELLGYSRQEQLGRTSKEVGIWADPTDRDRAVAGLKTKGSFKDRPIEFKTKSGLILSVLWSAETIALGGRQVMLSMIYDDTERKRAEQALRESEERYRLLSDVTMEGIVVHKNGVVVDLNVALARMTGYSREELLGQDILKRSVHEADRDIVRENMVKEYARPYVVRCLRKNGDIFHAELEGRDLQMDGQIFRAAAVRDVTARVMAERALRESEDRFANVMAAINDGIWDWDTQ
- a CDS encoding HDOD domain-containing protein, with the translated sequence MTTTTPAQFEATESVFVARQPIMDGNMRTWGYELLFRQNAESDTAVITDGNAATSQVIVDGYNMAREWLRNGQKILINYPTDMLIQGAPRVLPPEVAVVEILETVDITPELVDACAELKSEGYVLALDDYIGTPGFEPLLDLVDLVKVDVLGIPRLRLGMILRSLERHRCTLLAERVEDMGTFHMGRGLGCDLFQGFFFSRPELMAGKKLSANERSKLQLLQELGSSDLDLARISKIIQTDLSLSYRLLRYINSPGVGLRHEVKSIAQAVNLLGQRKISAWLRVLILADMNPSPRTHELLFFSLQRARFYELMALSRNGDILPADSMFLFGLLSFLDAILARPMETIVPGLALEPRLTNALLGQDEGLHPWMELSQACECGKWAQADDILVRMGVSPRDTAKHFNAATLWARKFLDMT
- a CDS encoding PAS domain S-box protein gives rise to the protein MQNASHKSKHPPGLEAHNQTSPRSILIVDDDPDFSLIHKKILTQAGYRVLLAATGQECLNLIRREHPDLVLLDHGLPDGSGLDFCRRIKSDQDTSETHILFVSGHRTSPEEKARGLRSGADGYLVKPVHHEEFLASVESVLRIKATEEALAQSERVFRLIFEQNKDAIIWADDQGRIVLCNPAAERLFGYSMEELIGLHQTALHPADKLDHYREMFVQNINAQNSLNVDVDIVTRSGRIRHVNLVSTIIKVDGREINQGIFIDITDRRMADERIERESATNEALAHLARFLTLPGVSLAEIAWAVHAHALNLTGSAFGFVSSIDPETKDNVSHTLSAMMGGDLCQLKDRPIVFPRKDDRYPCLWGHSLNILVPFFTNSPSTHPASSGLPEGHVPLERFLSVPAIYDGQLYGQIALANPGRDYTDEDLKVVGALAHLFAMAVFRWRSEHSLQVSEEKYRMIVETANEGVRALDDQGRITFVNHKMADMLGYTPEEMIGRPVTDFIHPEEREDYHRRMADRRQGRKDEYDRRHLHKNGSTVWTRVSGTPLLDDEGRFAGSFAMLADIDYLKKTEEGLRERERFLLNIIDNIPYMVAIKEARDLRFVRFNKAGQELLGYSAEELLGRNDYDFFPREQADSFTAMDREVLEGGRMVEIDEEVVQTTRGTRLLHTKKIPILGRDGHPAFLLAIAEDITERKREEDELREAKERAEAASRAKSEFLANMSHEIRTPMNGVIGMAGLLLDTNLDLDQRRYALNIRTSAESLLCLINDILDFSKIEAGRLDMEAMDFNPGLLVEDCVAALSPLAREKGLEIASALETNLPSALHGDPGRLRQILINLVGNAIKFTEQGRIDIRVKVAENGPNSDHVRLLFSVRDTGIGIPEDKIPHLFDKFYQVDASSTRRFGGTGLGLAISKELAALMGGEISVSSLPGQGSEFRFTACFAGARKTECLAPAGLTNSLKNQKADERVNLAGRVLVAEDNAINQQVAVGILRKLGLTADVAADGLEVLAALETAPYDLVLMDVHMPEMDGLEATRRIRAGRFGPGLPIVAMTAAAMDQDRQKCLEAGMDDFVTKPVDPEQLARVLSRWLTAERKDSADRDRGPVARTPPPAGIVSDPECLPVFDRAELIRRCMDDETMADELLALFLRGLPDKLRSIKEHILAGDMTATHLMAHALKGTAMNASCKALGRTAWDLESSAKCGDVAKAQALVSDLETAVAEVVAVSNNAPGSSP